In one Podarcis muralis chromosome 7, rPodMur119.hap1.1, whole genome shotgun sequence genomic region, the following are encoded:
- the LOC114603153 gene encoding cytochrome P450 2F2-like → MDFSGAITPALLLLCLSCLVLYLNGKRGGRKSGKMPPGPAPLPFVGNLFQLDPKEMHRSLEKLSESYGPIYTIHLGSLPCVVLCGYQAVKEALVDQADDFSGRGDFPVFYRFTRGNGIAFSNGEKWKVLRRFALQTLKNFGMGTSSIEGRIQEEAQFLVQEFKKTGGAPFDPINPVCRAVSNVICAVVFGQRYEYQDANFLTLLDHLNENFKIMSSIWGELYNIFPSLMDLLPGPHHQIFRNFEKLRQFIAEHIRCHQKDLDPDTPRDFIDCFLIRMEQEKQDPLSYFHTETLVMTTHNLFFGGTETTSTTLRYSFLILMKHPEVAARVHQEIDHVIGPDRPPCLADRKHMPYTEAVLYEIQRYISILPMGLPRAVTRDTPFRGFLLPKGTNVIPLLSSVHYDPAQFKDPTAFNPDNFLDENGAFKSSDAFMPFAPGKRICLGAGLARMEIFLFLTTILQHFSLHPTVPPAEIDLTPQCTGLGNVPHPFEFRLLPR, encoded by the exons ATGGACTTCAGCGGGGCAATCACCCCAGcgttgctgctgctctgcctttcCTGCCTGGTTTTGTACCTGAATGGGAAAAGGGGGGGCAGGAAAAGTGGGAAGATGCCCCCCGGCCCAGCCCCGCTGCCTTTCGTAGGCAACCTCTTCCAGTTAGACCCCAAAGAAATGCACCGATCTCTGGAAAAG CTCAGCGAAAGCTATGGCCCCATCTACACCATCCACTTGGGGTCACTGCCTTGCGTGGTCCTCTGCGGATACCAGGCAGTCAAGGAGGCCTTGGTGGACCAGGCGGATGACTTCAGCGGCCGTGGCGACTTCCCAGTCTTCTATCGCTTCACCAGGGGCAATG GCATCGCCTTCTCCAACGGGGAGAAGTGGAAGGTCCTTCGCCGCTTCGCTCTGCAGACCCTGAAGAACTTTGGAATGGGAACGAGCAGCATTGAAGGCCGGATCCAGGAGGAGGCCCAGTTCCTGGTCCAGGAGTTCAAGAAAACTGGTG GGGCTCCCTTCGACCCCATCAACCCCGTTTGCCGGGCCGTCTCCAACGTCATCTGCGCCGTGGTGTTTGGCCAGCGCTACGAATACCAAGACGCCAACTTCCTCACCCTCTTGGACCACCTCAACGAGAACTTCAAGATCATGAGCTCCATCTGGGGGGAG CTCTACAACATCTTCCCCAGCCTCATGGACCTCCTGCCGGGGCCCCATCACCAAATCTTCCGCAACTTTGAGAAACTGCGTCAGTTTATCGCAGAGCACATTCGGTGCCACCAAAAGGATCTGGACCCCGACACCCCGCGGGACTTCATCGACTGCTTCCTCATCCGCATGGAGCAG gagaagcaagaccctctgaGCTACTTCCACACGGAGACGCTGGTGATGACCACCCACAACCTGTTTTTCGGGGGCACCGAAACCACCAGCACCACCCTGCGCTACAGCTTCCTCATCCTCATGAAGCACCCCGAAGTGGCAG CTCGAGTCCACCAGGAGATTGACCACGTGATCGGGCCGGACCGCCCCCCCTGCCTGGCTGACCGCAAGCACATGCCCTACACAGAGGCCGTCCTCTACGAGATCCAGCGTTACATCAGTATCCTGCCCATGGGGCTCCCTCGCGCCGTCACCCGCGACACCCCCTtcaggggcttcctgctgcccaag GGCACCAACGTGATTCCTCTCCTGAGCTCAGTGCATTATGACCCAGCCCAGTTCAAGGACCCCACAGCCTTCAACCCAGACAACTTCCTGGATGAAAACGGCGCTTTCAAAAGCAGCGACGCCTTCATGCCTTTCGCCCCAG GGAAGCGCATTTGCCTGGGGGCCGGCCTGGCCCGGATGgagatcttcctcttcctcaccaCTATCCTCCAGCACTTCAGCCTCCACCCCACAGTCCCCCCTGCGGAGATCGACCTGACGCCCCAATGCACCGGCCTGGgcaatgttccccaccccttcgAATTCAGGCTCCTCCCTCGCTAG